In the genome of Leptospira licerasiae serovar Varillal str. VAR 010, one region contains:
- the panD gene encoding aspartate 1-decarboxylase, whose amino-acid sequence MLITVCKGKIHRATVTDADLNYEGSLTVDMDLVDAAGMFPYEKVSVVNVNNGSRFETYLIEGKRGSGEICLNGAAARLGMKGDKVIIISYGSLEEKDLPKGYKPQVVLVDDKNHIKKA is encoded by the coding sequence ATGCTCATCACTGTTTGTAAAGGTAAAATCCATAGAGCCACCGTAACCGATGCGGACCTCAATTACGAGGGAAGCCTGACTGTGGATATGGATTTGGTAGATGCCGCTGGAATGTTTCCTTACGAAAAAGTTTCCGTTGTAAATGTAAACAATGGATCCAGATTCGAAACATATCTGATCGAAGGCAAAAGAGGTTCCGGAGAAATCTGTTTGAACGGCGCTGCTGCCCGACTCGGAATGAAAGGAGACAAAGTAATTATTATCTCCTACGGCTCCCTGGAAGAAAAGGACCTTCCAAAGGGCTACAAACCTCAAGTCGTTCTAGTAGACGACAAGAACCATATCAAAAAAGCCTAA
- a CDS encoding type II toxin-antitoxin system antitoxin SocA domain-containing protein: MEKLLEVISFILQRSPRGRNRQELAKLVYLSDGVFFQKYAKVITHQKYIHLEDSPYPMELNQALLHLKENRLIDVVPKLTETGISGYLLTWVGTEHEDEIDLNRQEKRILRKVLENFKGSVYDENRVYPNLYENYVITPLFSEIKFSKETINTKIHFFKRKTLLNISGKIFKVLFSE; this comes from the coding sequence ATGGAAAAGCTGCTCGAAGTCATCTCCTTTATACTCCAAAGATCTCCCAGAGGAAGAAACCGTCAGGAACTCGCAAAACTTGTTTATCTGTCCGATGGAGTATTCTTCCAAAAATACGCAAAAGTCATTACGCACCAAAAATACATCCATTTGGAAGATTCCCCCTATCCAATGGAACTGAATCAGGCCCTTCTACACCTGAAGGAAAATCGTCTAATAGATGTGGTCCCAAAATTGACCGAGACCGGGATCTCGGGTTATTTGTTAACCTGGGTCGGAACAGAGCATGAGGATGAAATAGACCTGAATCGTCAGGAAAAAAGGATTCTCCGCAAAGTTCTGGAAAATTTCAAAGGAAGTGTTTACGACGAAAATAGAGTGTATCCGAATTTGTATGAGAATTACGTGATTACTCCCCTTTTCTCGGAAATTAAGTTTAGCAAAGAAACTATTAACACTAAAATCCATTTCTTTAAGAGAAAAACGCTTTTGAATATCTCGGGCAAAATATTTAAGGTACTTTTTAGCGAGTAA
- the lipB gene encoding lipoyl(octanoyl) transferase LipB produces MTSSSFSINNTSVQAFSLKNPLPYEDYVRFQEKSRENRRESILFLEHPLTITGGINYNIDNLLRNEDFLSEHGISLQYIKRGGDYTAHEPGQIVTYVHLDLKKREISISEFLDQVLESAIYSTKKVWGLELVKNPNAPGLYLSNSPNRKILSMGVLFKSWFTSYGIALNVSNDFSAFQCIHPCGQDWKSMISVSQLGLESGENKKKEWIQAFQSKFLENLRPIKEGIGA; encoded by the coding sequence ATGACTTCGAGCAGCTTTTCCATAAATAATACGAGTGTGCAGGCTTTTTCCCTGAAAAATCCCCTTCCGTACGAAGACTATGTTCGTTTCCAGGAAAAGTCCCGGGAGAATAGAAGAGAATCGATTCTATTTTTAGAACACCCTCTTACGATTACCGGGGGGATCAATTATAATATCGACAATCTTCTGCGAAATGAGGACTTCCTTTCCGAACACGGGATCTCTCTCCAATATATAAAAAGAGGAGGGGATTATACCGCTCATGAGCCCGGACAGATCGTTACCTATGTACATTTGGACTTAAAAAAAAGGGAAATTTCTATCTCGGAATTTTTGGACCAAGTGCTTGAATCTGCAATTTATTCCACAAAGAAAGTTTGGGGTTTGGAACTTGTAAAAAATCCGAATGCGCCCGGACTGTATCTTTCTAATTCTCCCAATCGTAAAATTCTTTCGATGGGAGTTTTATTCAAGTCCTGGTTCACTAGCTATGGTATCGCTCTCAACGTTTCCAACGATTTTTCCGCTTTTCAGTGTATCCATCCCTGCGGACAGGACTGGAAGTCAATGATCTCTGTCTCTCAATTGGGACTAGAAAGCGGGGAAAATAAGAAGAAGGAATGGATCCAAGCTTTTCAGTCCAAATTTCTGGAAAATTTAAGGCCGATTAAAGAGGGAATCGGCGCCTAA
- a CDS encoding LIC_12071 family protein: protein MQIFKHILFFILALLICEGIAAGASAWSFLESSLASFEQIKNLSDQRARDTIGAISKSSEGKLSKDKLEDLNFAFTRLVKVTSGDKEGFIISEISMADDSGIVLASSNEDYVSDPRAKRKPESKFLSPSYTAAHHLRKWQIGTPILLGEKNTFQNDKLMQIVSPYFPEISEPSVLLSMAVYHPEKLERVASLHMKYERGNFAHFVKIQTELFWWTLQNNAIIALICALILGFSHLLIKSVRTSFTQDGKYIADPSAPPLWEKVDFAQTQGPIRWRENAPASSTPFQSQPAPASVERSIPVPPPASSIPQAQAVNREKAEIIDAIYLG, encoded by the coding sequence GTGCAAATTTTCAAACATATTCTATTTTTCATTTTAGCACTTTTAATTTGCGAAGGGATCGCTGCCGGAGCCTCTGCATGGTCTTTTTTGGAATCTTCTCTTGCATCTTTTGAGCAGATCAAAAATCTTTCGGACCAAAGAGCCAGAGATACAATCGGCGCAATTTCCAAATCCAGCGAAGGAAAATTAAGCAAAGATAAACTGGAAGATCTGAACTTTGCATTCACTAGGCTCGTAAAGGTAACGTCAGGAGATAAGGAAGGATTCATTATTTCCGAGATCAGTATGGCAGATGATTCAGGGATCGTTCTTGCATCATCTAACGAAGATTATGTGTCCGATCCAAGAGCGAAAAGAAAACCGGAATCTAAGTTTTTATCTCCAAGTTATACCGCTGCACATCATTTGAGAAAATGGCAGATCGGTACTCCCATCCTTTTGGGAGAAAAGAATACGTTCCAGAACGATAAATTGATGCAGATCGTTTCTCCTTATTTTCCTGAAATTTCCGAGCCGAGTGTTCTGCTTTCCATGGCCGTATACCATCCGGAAAAATTGGAAAGAGTGGCTTCTCTTCATATGAAATACGAAAGAGGGAATTTTGCACATTTTGTGAAGATCCAGACAGAGTTATTCTGGTGGACCTTACAAAATAACGCGATCATCGCACTTATCTGCGCTCTTATATTAGGATTTTCTCATTTATTAATTAAGAGTGTCCGCACTTCTTTTACGCAGGACGGAAAGTATATTGCGGATCCTTCCGCTCCTCCATTATGGGAGAAGGTTGACTTTGCACAAACTCAAGGGCCTATTCGCTGGCGAGAAAATGCTCCTGCTTCTTCTACTCCTTTCCAAAGTCAACCGGCACCTGCGAGTGTAGAGAGAAGTATTCCTGTTCCGCCGCCAGCTTCATCTATTCCGCAAGCGCAAGCGGTGAATCGGGAGAAAGCGGAAATTATAGACGCTATTTATCTAGGATAA
- a CDS encoding STAS domain-containing protein, which translates to MEIHTTKLGHILKVTPKGVLDSYSAFDLVRFIKTRWEEGERLVLVNSRFVEYIEEDGISALVELKNFFEKFGGNIAFSDWNEEGLLILGLFGLNKSQNFFAHEKEAEVWLSSLKIEDRRTISEKSENISSLRQTKPIQFYSSPSSSLTKSDVYVPEISTVPIPGQEPTEKTKIGKDLDHSLEQARNIQERVLYCESCRARLRIKSLGRHQCPNCGIQFDVSRTGGVRYLEKLLS; encoded by the coding sequence TTGGAAATTCATACTACAAAACTGGGACATATTTTGAAGGTAACCCCCAAAGGGGTTCTGGATTCCTATTCTGCATTCGATCTGGTACGTTTTATCAAAACTCGCTGGGAAGAAGGGGAAAGACTTGTGTTAGTCAATTCCCGTTTTGTGGAGTATATAGAAGAGGATGGGATTTCCGCACTCGTAGAATTAAAGAACTTCTTTGAAAAATTCGGCGGCAATATTGCATTCAGCGATTGGAATGAAGAAGGTTTATTGATTTTAGGATTATTCGGTCTGAACAAGAGCCAAAACTTTTTTGCCCACGAAAAAGAAGCGGAAGTTTGGCTTTCTTCTTTAAAGATCGAGGATAGAAGAACTATATCCGAAAAGTCGGAGAATATTTCTTCGCTCAGACAAACTAAACCGATCCAGTTTTATTCTAGTCCTTCTTCTTCTTTGACTAAGTCGGACGTGTATGTTCCCGAGATCAGTACTGTTCCGATCCCTGGACAAGAACCTACTGAGAAGACGAAGATCGGAAAGGATCTGGATCATTCTTTGGAACAAGCGCGAAACATCCAAGAAAGAGTATTGTACTGCGAATCTTGTAGAGCAAGACTTAGGATCAAGAGTCTTGGCCGCCACCAATGTCCTAATTGTGGAATTCAGTTTGACGTGAGTCGGACCGGCGGAGTTCGATACTTAGAGAAACTATTAAGTTAG
- the murJ gene encoding murein biosynthesis integral membrane protein MurJ — protein sequence MSQAARRSFALSFYTLVSRILGVFRDHFMAVSFGTGTVASAFSVAYRLPNMFRNLLAEGTLSQSFMPLYSDAEKEGVVAARKMSGAVLSFLFVILLSFVVIVFTFSPFALPILVGGTAEYSGLVVELTYILFFLIVTASLSSIYMAISNVKNRFFVPSLSPIILNLSYLTVFLGVFPFVHWELLTKVRVLCFAIVGGGIIQLAVQAWYVSKNGEGPIFSWNYKHPAILKIFKLMLPATVGGGFYQLGLLVDIFLANYVQNTNPGLGAVVSLDYAQRLVQLPTGIIGVALATTTLPALLSSLKEDKHSEVPKEMLGVLGFAAFLTAPAALGIGILAGPILDSIYYGGRWDHLATETTILPLIFYSLAVPFYSMNKVLISTYYAFQDTKTPLRVQAFTFILNLTLNFSLIFYLKHSAIALASAVSTLITWTLLSSNLRKHRVAFPWEGFLSKIAKLVVPLLAMAVFLFFYKEMVHPWALGFLSERGLSYANSSRLSLSAAVIPGMAIFFLISLLLGLEEIRLIAGKIFRKK from the coding sequence TTGTCCCAAGCAGCCAGAAGAAGTTTCGCTCTTTCTTTTTACACCCTCGTTTCCAGAATTTTAGGAGTGTTCCGAGACCATTTTATGGCCGTATCTTTCGGGACAGGCACGGTAGCCTCCGCATTCTCGGTCGCTTATAGACTACCCAATATGTTCCGAAACCTTTTGGCAGAGGGAACTCTTTCCCAATCCTTTATGCCATTGTATTCAGACGCGGAGAAGGAAGGAGTGGTCGCCGCTCGAAAGATGAGCGGAGCAGTATTAAGTTTTCTTTTCGTAATCCTTCTAAGTTTCGTAGTGATCGTATTTACGTTTTCACCTTTTGCTTTGCCTATATTGGTAGGAGGGACAGCGGAATATTCAGGGCTCGTAGTAGAGCTTACCTATATTCTATTTTTCTTAATCGTTACCGCAAGTTTGTCTTCGATCTATATGGCGATTTCCAACGTCAAAAATAGATTTTTTGTTCCTTCTCTTTCTCCTATAATTCTTAATTTAAGTTATCTCACTGTGTTTTTGGGAGTTTTCCCTTTTGTGCATTGGGAACTTTTGACTAAGGTAAGAGTTCTCTGTTTTGCGATCGTAGGAGGAGGGATCATACAGTTGGCCGTCCAAGCCTGGTATGTTTCTAAGAACGGAGAAGGCCCGATATTCTCCTGGAATTATAAACATCCGGCTATCTTAAAAATATTTAAACTAATGTTGCCTGCCACTGTAGGTGGCGGTTTTTACCAATTAGGGCTTTTAGTGGATATATTTTTAGCTAATTATGTGCAGAATACGAATCCAGGCTTAGGTGCCGTTGTTAGTTTGGATTATGCGCAGAGATTGGTGCAACTTCCTACTGGGATTATAGGCGTGGCACTTGCTACTACAACCTTACCGGCTTTACTTTCATCCTTAAAAGAAGATAAACATTCCGAAGTCCCTAAGGAAATGTTAGGAGTTTTAGGATTTGCAGCATTCTTAACTGCACCTGCCGCTTTGGGGATCGGGATTTTGGCTGGGCCGATCTTGGATTCCATTTATTACGGAGGTAGATGGGACCATCTTGCTACGGAAACTACGATCTTACCTTTGATATTCTATTCTTTGGCAGTTCCATTCTACAGCATGAATAAGGTTTTGATCTCCACCTATTATGCATTCCAAGATACCAAAACTCCTTTGAGGGTTCAAGCTTTCACATTTATACTGAACTTAACCTTGAATTTTTCGCTCATATTTTATCTGAAACATTCCGCAATCGCGTTGGCATCCGCAGTCTCTACTCTGATAACCTGGACTTTGTTATCCAGCAACTTGAGAAAACATAGGGTGGCCTTTCCCTGGGAAGGCTTTCTTTCTAAAATTGCGAAGTTAGTTGTACCACTTTTGGCGATGGCCGTATTCTTATTTTTCTACAAGGAAATGGTCCATCCTTGGGCTTTGGGTTTCCTTTCGGAGAGAGGTTTAAGTTATGCGAATTCTTCCAGACTCTCTCTTTCCGCCGCAGTTATTCCCGGCATGGCAATTTTTTTCCTGATCAGTCTGCTTTTGGGCTTGGAAGAGATAAGGTTAATAGCTGGAAAAATATTTCGTAAGAAGTAA
- a CDS encoding DUF167 domain-containing protein — MKIQVRVKPNSKKPSVTKAEDGVWIVAVKEPATEGKANDAVVRAVAEELGLAPSKVKILRGEKGKLKLLEVYD, encoded by the coding sequence GTGAAAATTCAGGTCAGAGTAAAGCCGAATTCTAAAAAACCGTCCGTGACTAAAGCGGAAGATGGCGTTTGGATCGTCGCAGTAAAAGAGCCTGCTACCGAAGGTAAGGCAAATGATGCTGTAGTCCGAGCGGTTGCGGAAGAACTGGGACTGGCGCCTTCTAAGGTAAAAATCCTCAGGGGAGAAAAGGGTAAGTTAAAACTTCTGGAAGTTTATGATTAG
- a CDS encoding LA_1737 family protein — translation MIRDFSKLRQISFLISVLIVCFHSWELGAVDYFDTLTAEKKPILGSDKEDKYRFRLPPFASEEYWGPHYSLNILVLYTRTNYPKFTQTSFFPLIDHLSAKENESFRSYFFPLYYAQRIQNPQSDSGVNFSLFHYNSYESRGEKFSESWVSFPSFLPLFGRSKTIESGKEESFYFAVPFLFFRNRNLNDDWNHFLIFHWGEDRESSYGSILPLVYWGSGKRKFHFSFFPIFFYNTFYNSYSDKENFHFTVFPLFSYNSWDGGEEGSFFTPLFGQTWKETPQLGGGGKNEEKFSYYLAFFLNRNYHDGELQNYNANIPIVFNRKWEKGGKSDTNVLLISGWSANEKGDYSSSYLFPLMFHKKNEYFYLFPAYFDNGTEKFGIVPPFYYSRTATDLDFYALNFYYTKDWRGSSKFLFFPIYYHSFKPDESKVITPISYYYSDASQTRTLLPWFLFYRNKEKDASQNYFINTYLSWDDQGKFQRGFFFPLWFYKSDDHFHFIPLWARGNQPGNEYTWIIPLFTYWNKNRTWVGPFYSRRSEVGDQFDRWIFFPFWYFYRDSWQGSKSESYTLLPIFQWNDTSEYKELITPLSYSKEYKTKFEKYSLVTLYERYDTDQESRRRIYPFYFSNSTNEYSYWNVLGILGRGFDKAGDARYSYTFPFYFYKRDSFRLVLPFYFRFGKDYDIYTHFGLFHYWNRSAEKDNTWIWPLLWFSNVDKVRKEEFTTWFPLYWNWDNPRSKGDMFLPIWLNYYEADKSLELRLAYSSSKTLGSFTNSASGSLGANEKDYYLDADISLFYNLFSISTRTSIGKEEIQFWKENHPVESSSKIIPEQAQESVSQQKDGLGQYNRLTRDKVRSFLGVNALFGIFSYEKGDDRRHFRLLPLSWFSWSEKTSDKVYAAPLFFWSRIGDESYFVLFPFYGRQEQKDNFQESYLLLGFLRGKQGEVRDYSLLWPFTRLYFSAEAWGFRIFPLVAHDQSKDHSRTISPLYYRKRIVEGTTTTRSFHSLLLPLFHSGSESSQNQDLFQEKSYNLLIPIYLSYDSKIQSLSGDSYESKFYTLLSAYSSRRELNGEESSSLLTPFYYYSRSKGASETQEQTTKVDFLFFPTIYSRRNSSENTLFVLGYYSESSPTVSKGNFLGLVSSAEEKNGERSSSRFHIFPFYFSGSEKEGDKVLEYYTTVPILYYGYKKGNSSGWNILGILNGSGSDQESSFAIYPFYSNKEKNVPNVYKERVTWGLLYYSDRTEFKEGSWNSFNSNPFGIFSSYGSKGLETSSSFYFLPIPFLYTYSEKQSLDNREYFKRDVTFLKLIDYSKYESVSLKEGSTDKIVDQWRDFTAFFLFSNTLHTVKDLKKEETTSLYFKSYLFPIYRFESESDPFKKEKHLNFLLITDYKSGNSGLERLVIGPAFYLDNSERTAYGLAPLAFYRKSKESRFWFAFGFYSYKDNEWDRWGFAGIIDTNYESYQKRRNLNFFLGLIHTELEEQRTKVAIFGGLLGGYERSPDYSDTNFLWLRWKSVPGETLANFLPVLYYHSDPSGTATLIPPVLGYFSSEKDGRFDMLGLGLLYYRNQKISKEEDLMLVGPGLFYYRQYGNNMNGLHAMGILAIPGMGGLLWDWEYETKTKYSKYSILNLLYSHTITKDGNEIDRVLGIKL, via the coding sequence ATGATTAGGGATTTTTCGAAACTCAGACAAATTTCATTCCTAATTTCCGTTCTCATTGTTTGTTTTCATTCTTGGGAGTTAGGTGCGGTCGACTACTTCGATACTTTAACTGCCGAAAAAAAACCTATCTTAGGGAGTGATAAAGAGGATAAGTATCGGTTCAGACTTCCTCCTTTTGCCAGCGAAGAGTATTGGGGACCGCATTATTCTTTAAATATTCTCGTTCTTTATACCCGAACAAATTATCCTAAGTTTACTCAAACCAGTTTTTTTCCTCTCATCGATCATTTATCCGCAAAGGAAAATGAATCTTTTAGATCTTATTTTTTTCCTCTTTATTATGCACAACGGATCCAGAACCCTCAGTCCGATTCGGGCGTGAACTTTTCTTTATTTCATTACAATTCATACGAATCAAGGGGAGAAAAATTTTCGGAGAGTTGGGTGTCTTTTCCTTCTTTTCTCCCTTTGTTCGGTAGAAGCAAAACGATCGAAAGCGGCAAAGAAGAATCCTTTTATTTTGCGGTTCCTTTTCTATTTTTTCGGAATCGAAACTTGAACGACGATTGGAACCATTTTTTGATCTTTCATTGGGGAGAAGACAGAGAGTCTTCTTACGGTTCCATTCTCCCTTTGGTGTATTGGGGTTCCGGAAAAAGAAAATTCCATTTTAGTTTTTTTCCGATCTTCTTCTATAATACATTCTATAATTCTTATTCAGATAAAGAGAATTTTCATTTTACCGTTTTTCCGTTGTTCTCTTACAACTCTTGGGATGGGGGAGAGGAAGGCTCCTTCTTTACTCCGCTTTTCGGCCAGACTTGGAAAGAAACTCCTCAATTAGGGGGAGGAGGGAAGAATGAGGAGAAATTTTCCTATTATTTGGCATTCTTCTTAAATCGGAACTATCATGATGGAGAATTACAAAATTATAATGCGAATATCCCGATCGTATTCAATAGAAAGTGGGAAAAGGGTGGCAAATCGGACACAAACGTCTTATTGATCAGCGGCTGGAGCGCAAACGAGAAGGGAGATTATTCCTCTTCTTATTTATTTCCCTTAATGTTCCACAAGAAGAACGAATATTTTTATCTGTTTCCCGCCTATTTCGATAATGGCACCGAAAAATTCGGTATAGTCCCTCCGTTCTATTATAGTCGGACTGCAACGGATCTGGACTTTTACGCTTTAAATTTCTATTATACTAAGGATTGGAGGGGATCTTCCAAATTCTTATTTTTTCCGATCTATTATCATTCTTTTAAACCGGATGAGTCGAAAGTAATCACTCCGATTTCTTATTATTATTCGGATGCATCCCAAACAAGGACGTTATTGCCTTGGTTTCTTTTTTATAGAAATAAGGAAAAGGACGCCTCGCAGAACTATTTTATCAATACCTACCTTTCCTGGGATGATCAGGGAAAATTTCAGCGTGGATTTTTCTTCCCTCTTTGGTTCTATAAGTCCGACGATCATTTTCATTTTATTCCTTTATGGGCGAGAGGAAATCAGCCTGGGAATGAATATACTTGGATCATTCCTTTATTCACTTATTGGAATAAGAATCGGACTTGGGTTGGCCCATTTTATTCCAGAAGGAGTGAAGTAGGAGATCAATTCGATAGATGGATCTTTTTTCCGTTCTGGTATTTTTATAGGGATTCTTGGCAAGGGAGCAAGTCCGAAAGTTATACACTTCTTCCGATCTTTCAGTGGAATGATACTTCCGAATATAAGGAACTCATAACTCCTCTGTCCTATTCGAAAGAATACAAAACCAAGTTCGAAAAGTATTCATTAGTTACGTTGTATGAAAGATACGACACAGATCAGGAATCCAGAAGAAGGATATACCCTTTTTATTTTTCGAATAGCACAAACGAATATTCTTATTGGAATGTACTCGGAATTTTAGGGAGAGGTTTTGATAAGGCGGGAGATGCGAGATACAGCTATACATTTCCGTTCTACTTTTATAAAAGAGATAGTTTTCGTTTAGTTCTGCCTTTTTATTTCCGTTTCGGAAAAGATTACGATATTTACACTCATTTCGGTCTTTTTCATTATTGGAATCGTTCTGCCGAAAAGGATAATACCTGGATCTGGCCTTTATTATGGTTTTCGAATGTAGACAAGGTCCGTAAAGAAGAGTTTACGACCTGGTTTCCTTTATATTGGAATTGGGACAATCCAAGATCGAAAGGAGATATGTTCCTTCCTATTTGGTTGAACTATTACGAAGCAGATAAGTCCCTGGAATTGAGGTTAGCCTATTCTTCCTCCAAAACCCTCGGAAGTTTTACAAATTCTGCAAGTGGATCTTTAGGAGCTAATGAAAAGGATTACTATTTAGACGCGGATATCTCCTTATTCTATAATCTATTCAGTATATCTACCAGAACTTCGATCGGAAAGGAAGAGATACAATTCTGGAAAGAAAATCATCCGGTGGAATCTTCTTCTAAGATCATTCCTGAACAAGCTCAAGAGAGCGTTTCACAGCAAAAAGACGGTCTCGGCCAATACAATCGATTAACAAGAGATAAGGTCCGCTCTTTCTTGGGAGTGAACGCTCTCTTTGGGATCTTTAGTTATGAGAAGGGCGATGATAGACGACATTTCCGACTTCTTCCTTTGAGTTGGTTTTCTTGGTCTGAAAAAACATCGGATAAGGTTTATGCTGCCCCATTATTCTTCTGGAGTAGGATCGGAGACGAATCTTATTTTGTGCTTTTTCCTTTTTATGGAAGACAGGAACAAAAGGATAATTTCCAAGAATCGTATCTACTTTTAGGGTTTCTCAGAGGAAAACAAGGAGAGGTAAGGGACTATTCCCTTCTTTGGCCTTTCACTCGTTTGTATTTTTCTGCGGAAGCTTGGGGATTTAGGATCTTTCCATTGGTCGCTCATGACCAATCTAAAGATCATTCTCGTACGATTTCGCCTTTATATTACAGAAAACGGATCGTGGAAGGAACTACTACCACCAGATCTTTTCATTCTTTACTTTTACCTCTGTTCCATTCAGGTTCGGAGTCCAGCCAAAACCAGGACCTATTCCAAGAGAAGTCATATAATCTCTTGATACCGATCTATTTGAGTTACGATTCTAAGATACAATCTTTATCCGGTGATTCTTATGAGTCCAAATTTTATACCTTATTATCCGCATATTCGAGCAGAAGAGAATTGAACGGAGAAGAATCCTCTTCTCTACTCACTCCTTTTTATTATTATTCTAGATCCAAGGGTGCCTCTGAAACTCAGGAACAAACTACCAAGGTGGACTTTTTATTTTTCCCTACGATCTATTCCAGACGAAATTCCAGTGAGAATACACTTTTTGTCTTAGGATATTATAGCGAATCTTCTCCTACCGTTTCTAAAGGGAATTTTCTGGGTTTGGTTTCTTCTGCGGAAGAGAAAAATGGAGAAAGGAGTTCTAGTCGTTTTCATATATTTCCTTTTTATTTTTCCGGCTCGGAAAAGGAAGGGGACAAGGTGCTGGAATATTATACTACCGTTCCGATCCTCTATTATGGTTATAAAAAAGGAAACAGTTCCGGATGGAATATATTAGGAATACTGAATGGTTCCGGTTCTGATCAGGAGAGTTCTTTTGCGATTTATCCTTTTTACTCCAACAAGGAGAAAAACGTTCCTAACGTTTATAAGGAAAGAGTTACCTGGGGGCTTTTGTATTATTCGGATAGAACTGAATTCAAAGAGGGAAGTTGGAATTCATTCAATTCGAATCCCTTCGGGATCTTTTCCTCTTACGGAAGTAAAGGTTTAGAAACTAGTTCTTCTTTTTACTTTTTACCGATCCCATTCTTATATACATATTCGGAAAAACAGAGCTTGGATAATCGGGAATATTTCAAGAGGGATGTGACCTTTTTAAAATTGATAGATTATTCCAAATACGAATCTGTTTCTCTTAAGGAAGGTAGTACCGATAAGATCGTGGATCAATGGAGGGACTTTACTGCATTCTTCCTCTTCTCAAATACGTTGCATACGGTTAAGGATCTCAAAAAGGAAGAAACGACTAGTTTGTATTTTAAGTCTTATCTTTTTCCGATCTATAGATTCGAATCGGAGAGCGATCCTTTTAAAAAGGAAAAACATTTAAACTTTTTGTTAATTACCGATTATAAATCCGGAAATTCCGGTTTAGAAAGATTAGTGATCGGCCCCGCTTTTTATTTGGATAATTCCGAACGTACTGCTTACGGTCTCGCTCCTCTTGCATTTTATAGGAAAAGTAAAGAATCCAGATTTTGGTTCGCATTCGGCTTTTATAGTTATAAGGACAATGAGTGGGATCGTTGGGGCTTTGCGGGAATTATAGACACAAATTACGAAAGTTATCAGAAAAGAAGAAATCTGAACTTTTTCTTAGGACTGATCCATACTGAATTGGAAGAGCAAAGGACCAAGGTTGCGATCTTTGGCGGACTTTTAGGCGGATATGAAAGAAGTCCCGACTATTCGGATACGAATTTCCTTTGGTTACGTTGGAAATCGGTTCCGGGAGAGACTCTCGCAAATTTCCTTCCTGTCCTTTATTATCATTCGGATCCATCCGGAACGGCAACTTTGATACCGCCAGTTTTAGGATATTTCTCCTCCGAAAAAGACGGAAGATTCGATATGTTAGGTCTAGGATTATTATATTATAGAAATCAAAAAATTTCCAAAGAAGAGGATCTAATGCTCGTAGGTCCTGGATTATTCTACTACAGACAGTACGGGAATAATATGAACGGCTTACACGCGATGGGAATTTTAGCAATCCCTGGAATGGGAGGTCTTCTTTGGGATTGGGAATATGAGACCAAGACCAAATACAGTAAATACTCTATTCTAAATTTATTATATAGCCACACGATCACTAAGGACGGAAACGAGATCGATAGAGTGCTCGGCATTAAGTTATAA